The following are from one region of the Candidatus Hydrogenedentota bacterium genome:
- a CDS encoding sugar phosphate isomerase/epimerase has product MAIPYALQLYTVRDHLDKDFLKTLKQVKAIGYDFVETAGFGANTAAEARALMKSAGLTPVSAHVGYQDAVDHPETVIETARALGVSYVATGIFFAGGGTRQDWIGAGKALDASGAKLREAGLQLCYHNHAHEFIRLDGEYAYDLMMAAADPANLQAQIDTYWVTDAGLVPVSVINQYAGRCPLLHIKDMTAGTPHTFAEVGRGIIDWPPVFEAGRAAGAKWFIVEQDTCSGDSLDSAKISAGYMRQAS; this is encoded by the coding sequence ATGGCGATACCTTACGCATTGCAGCTTTACACCGTGCGGGACCATCTCGACAAGGATTTTCTCAAGACGCTCAAGCAAGTGAAGGCCATTGGCTATGATTTCGTGGAAACGGCCGGGTTCGGCGCGAACACCGCCGCCGAAGCGCGCGCGCTCATGAAATCCGCCGGATTGACCCCCGTTTCGGCCCACGTGGGCTACCAGGACGCGGTCGACCATCCCGAGACCGTCATCGAGACCGCCAGAGCGCTCGGGGTGTCGTATGTCGCCACGGGCATCTTCTTCGCGGGCGGCGGCACGCGCCAGGATTGGATTGGCGCCGGCAAAGCCCTGGATGCGAGCGGCGCGAAACTCCGCGAGGCGGGGCTCCAGCTCTGCTACCACAACCATGCCCACGAATTCATCCGGCTCGACGGCGAATACGCGTATGACCTGATGATGGCGGCCGCCGACCCCGCGAATCTCCAGGCACAGATCGATACATACTGGGTGACCGATGCCGGTCTCGTTCCGGTGTCCGTTATCAACCAGTATGCGGGCCGCTGCCCTCTCCTGCACATCAAGGATATGACCGCCGGCACGCCCCACACCTTCGCGGAAGTCGGCCGGGGCATCATCGACTGGCCGCCTGTCTTCGAGGCAGGCAGGGCGGCGGGCGCAAAATGGTTCATCGTCGAGCAGGACACCTGCTCCGGTGATTCCCTCGACAGCGCGAAAATCAGCGCCGGCTACATGCGGCAAGCTTCGTGA
- a CDS encoding sugar phosphate isomerase/epimerase encodes MRKPNIAIILYTVREPAKKDLVGTLSRLRDIGWEYVQWSGMPPVSAEEARAALDKAGLRAVAGHIDAAAFETDFEGQVSFWKTLGTTDIAPGGMMSDCKDTLEAWLNGCKRLDTLGAKLRKEGIRLSYHNHAFEFEKFEGDPRCKLDILYEETSPENLCAELDLGWVYAGGADPSAYLRKYAGRCPVIHCKDLTRLEDQKRPHFVPLGQGVLDWDSAIPAGKKSGVEWFVYEQDSCDIDVFKCCRISYEFLKGRVLG; translated from the coding sequence ATGAGAAAGCCCAACATCGCGATCATCCTGTACACCGTGCGTGAGCCTGCGAAAAAAGATCTCGTGGGGACCTTGTCGCGGCTGCGCGACATCGGCTGGGAGTATGTACAGTGGAGCGGCATGCCGCCGGTGTCCGCCGAGGAAGCCCGTGCGGCTCTCGACAAAGCGGGCCTGCGCGCCGTGGCCGGCCATATCGACGCCGCTGCCTTCGAGACGGATTTCGAGGGACAGGTCAGCTTCTGGAAGACGCTCGGCACTACCGATATCGCCCCCGGCGGCATGATGTCCGACTGCAAAGATACCCTCGAGGCATGGCTGAACGGATGCAAACGGCTGGACACTCTCGGGGCCAAACTGCGCAAAGAAGGCATTCGCCTCTCGTACCACAACCACGCGTTTGAGTTCGAGAAGTTCGAGGGGGACCCGCGCTGCAAGCTCGACATCCTCTATGAGGAGACCAGCCCGGAAAACCTCTGCGCCGAGCTCGATCTGGGGTGGGTCTATGCGGGCGGTGCGGACCCGTCTGCCTACCTGAGGAAATACGCGGGCCGCTGCCCGGTCATCCACTGCAAGGACCTCACAAGACTCGAGGACCAGAAACGCCCCCATTTCGTGCCCCTTGGCCAAGGCGTGCTCGATTGGGATTCCGCCATCCCCGCAGGGAAGAAATCGGGAGTCGAATGGTTCGTCTACGAGCAGGATAGTTGCGATATCGACGTGTTCAAATGCTGCCGGATCAGCTATGAGTTTCTCAAAGGGCGCGTTCTGGGCTGA
- a CDS encoding TetR/AcrR family transcriptional regulator produces MSPKIVNKGQRRREIAEAALAVLADNGFAEASISRVAKAAGIGKGTVYEYFASKDELVFASLVAWAESMALELPRGEPAANPEERLRAFARSGMELFLKDPRSLRIFVGLVQLMVTDQTFFRRFPVVEEMTRRYRETIVGILRDGVVQGHFREEVLENAEQIAINLLAYFDGIGMHYYLSRNYFDLMDQVDFYVDQVLKDLRKQDE; encoded by the coding sequence ATGTCGCCCAAGATCGTTAACAAAGGACAGCGCCGGCGCGAGATTGCCGAGGCTGCCCTCGCGGTGCTGGCGGACAACGGGTTCGCGGAGGCGTCCATCAGCCGGGTGGCGAAGGCGGCGGGCATTGGCAAGGGCACGGTTTACGAGTATTTCGCGTCTAAAGACGAGCTGGTGTTTGCGTCCCTGGTCGCTTGGGCCGAGTCGATGGCTCTTGAACTGCCCCGCGGCGAACCGGCGGCAAATCCGGAAGAACGGCTTCGGGCCTTCGCTCGGAGCGGAATGGAGCTGTTTCTCAAAGACCCCCGGTCGTTGCGTATCTTCGTGGGTTTAGTGCAGCTTATGGTTACGGACCAGACGTTTTTCCGGCGGTTCCCGGTGGTGGAGGAGATGACTCGCCGGTACCGGGAAACGATCGTGGGGATTCTGCGCGACGGCGTGGTGCAGGGGCATTTTCGGGAGGAAGTGCTCGAGAACGCCGAGCAGATCGCCATCAACCTGTTGGCGTACTTCGACGGGATCGGCATGCACTACTACTTGAGCCGCAACTATTTCGACTTGATGGACCAGGTCGATTTCTACGTGGATCAGGTGCTCAAAGACCTCCGGAAACAGGATGAATAG
- a CDS encoding ABC transporter ATP-binding protein, which yields MAAESGNGTIFRVENLKKDYPMGEVTVRALRDVSLEVSAGEFLVILGPSGSGKSTLLNIIGGIDSPTAGRVFFKDEELTGYSEPELTRYRRRHIGFVFQFYNLMPNLTALENIEMATEISANPMVPREALRLVGLDDRRDHFPSQLSGGEQQRVAIARAVAKQPEILLCDEPTGALDFQTGKVVLEMLQHINDETGTTVIVITHNAAIGKMAHRVVRMMDGHVREIIENAERLEPSQLEW from the coding sequence ATGGCGGCAGAATCGGGAAACGGCACGATTTTCCGGGTCGAGAACCTCAAGAAAGACTACCCGATGGGCGAGGTAACGGTTCGCGCCTTGCGGGACGTCTCACTCGAGGTTTCGGCGGGCGAGTTTCTGGTGATCCTGGGACCCAGCGGCTCGGGCAAGAGCACGTTGCTCAACATCATCGGCGGCATCGACAGCCCCACGGCTGGGCGGGTGTTTTTCAAGGACGAGGAGCTCACCGGGTACTCCGAGCCGGAACTTACACGGTACCGGCGCCGGCACATCGGCTTTGTGTTCCAGTTCTATAATCTGATGCCCAATCTGACGGCCCTGGAAAACATCGAGATGGCCACCGAGATCTCCGCGAACCCCATGGTTCCGCGGGAGGCGTTGCGCCTGGTGGGTCTGGACGACCGCCGGGACCACTTTCCCTCGCAGTTGTCGGGCGGCGAACAACAGCGCGTGGCGATTGCGCGCGCGGTAGCCAAGCAGCCGGAGATTCTGCTGTGCGACGAGCCGACCGGAGCGCTGGATTTCCAAACCGGCAAGGTGGTGCTCGAGATGCTCCAGCACATCAACGACGAGACCGGCACGACCGTGATCGTCATTACGCACAACGCGGCGATCGGGAAAATGGCGCACCGGGTTGTCCGCATGATGGACGGTCACGTGCGCGAGATCATCGAGAACGCAGAACGGCTCGAGCCCAGCCAACTCGAGTGGTGA
- a CDS encoding FtsX-like permease family protein, with protein MNILHKKLFRYLRINWGQALAITAVITCGTATYISLASAHRNLELTRDTYYEEYRLADFFIMFEQAPMTAVFKIKALESVHEARGRIVKDVGLDVPGQEEPRAGRIVSMPDSPGPVLNDIALVSGRYFDKSAMNEVILSENFAKANDLALGDSVKATIEDRKHTLRIVGMALSPEYVIMIRNGQDLVPSPEKFGILWVSQSFAESAFAMNEACNEIVGTVDGTLPLKTLLDQAEDVLDPYGVYAKLERNDQISARFLADEIAGLAVSAKITPAIFLGIASLILLVLLNRMVRNERTEIGLLKAYGYSTWDVSGYYIKFAVLLALFGCLGGAFAGQWLANAMVKMYVRFYTFPLFRARAYPDILARSLGISLAFALAGALSAARQAARIQPAQAMRIEPPKYGGRTVFERIQAVWKRLSFTWKMIVRNVSRYRVRAGISIFGVMVSAGIMVVGFFTMDAMEFMINFQFTETQREDVRVSLQKEMDEDALRDLMRYGEVRAAEPMLQYPFRIKTAWREKELAVLGIPEGSQLHRLLDLEGRPVSVGSSGLVLSERLAEELNAGPGDVLVLEPLRGLIEDEREVTVRQVVSQYLGTSAYMNINALSRLLDESFALNTALLKTHEGEAHNLSKALKDIRGIAAVELKEDMLANITRELRDSMAISNTVLLIFSGIIAFAIIYNATIVSLEERKRELASLRVMGFSTGEVGAIVYKENFMLSAVGLILGLPFGMALCRLLVYAYDTELYRLPFYIEPSTFVWTCAMTVVFVSLANLAARRRVLRLDMVEVLKSRE; from the coding sequence GTGAACATCCTGCACAAGAAACTGTTTCGTTACCTGCGCATCAACTGGGGACAGGCCCTGGCGATCACGGCTGTGATCACCTGCGGCACGGCCACGTATATCAGCCTCGCCTCGGCCCACCGCAACCTTGAGCTTACCCGCGATACATACTACGAAGAATACCGGCTAGCCGATTTCTTCATCATGTTCGAACAGGCGCCGATGACGGCCGTCTTCAAGATCAAGGCCCTCGAAAGCGTCCATGAAGCCCGCGGCCGCATCGTCAAAGACGTCGGCCTCGACGTCCCCGGACAAGAAGAGCCTCGCGCGGGCCGGATCGTCTCGATGCCGGACAGCCCGGGGCCGGTGCTCAACGACATCGCGCTGGTGTCGGGCCGCTATTTTGATAAGAGCGCGATGAACGAGGTGATCCTGAGCGAGAACTTCGCGAAAGCCAACGACCTCGCGCTGGGCGATTCCGTCAAGGCCACCATTGAGGATCGCAAGCATACCCTGCGCATCGTCGGCATGGCGTTGTCGCCCGAGTACGTGATCATGATCCGCAACGGCCAGGACCTCGTGCCGAGCCCCGAAAAGTTCGGCATCCTGTGGGTGTCGCAGAGCTTTGCGGAAAGCGCGTTCGCCATGAACGAAGCCTGCAACGAGATCGTGGGGACAGTGGACGGGACGCTCCCGCTCAAGACGCTGCTCGACCAGGCAGAGGATGTGCTCGACCCCTATGGCGTCTACGCTAAACTCGAACGCAACGACCAGATATCGGCCCGGTTCCTTGCGGACGAGATAGCGGGCCTCGCGGTGTCGGCCAAGATCACGCCCGCCATCTTCTTGGGTATTGCGTCGCTGATCCTGCTGGTCCTGCTGAACCGTATGGTGCGCAACGAGCGCACCGAGATCGGCCTCCTGAAAGCGTATGGTTACTCGACGTGGGACGTGTCGGGCTACTACATCAAGTTTGCGGTGCTCCTGGCCCTGTTCGGCTGTCTCGGGGGCGCCTTCGCGGGGCAGTGGCTTGCCAACGCAATGGTCAAGATGTACGTGCGGTTCTACACGTTTCCCCTGTTTCGGGCGCGCGCGTACCCCGACATTCTGGCACGCTCGCTGGGTATCAGCCTCGCTTTTGCGCTTGCCGGCGCCCTTTCGGCGGCGCGCCAGGCGGCCCGTATACAGCCCGCCCAGGCCATGCGCATCGAGCCGCCCAAGTACGGCGGCCGGACAGTCTTCGAACGGATCCAGGCGGTCTGGAAACGGCTGTCGTTCACGTGGAAGATGATCGTGCGCAACGTGTCGCGCTATCGCGTGCGGGCCGGGATCTCGATCTTCGGAGTCATGGTTTCCGCCGGGATCATGGTGGTCGGATTCTTTACCATGGATGCAATGGAATTCATGATCAACTTCCAGTTCACCGAAACCCAGCGCGAGGACGTCCGCGTCTCCCTCCAGAAGGAAATGGATGAGGACGCTCTCCGCGACCTGATGCGCTACGGCGAGGTCCGGGCCGCCGAGCCCATGCTGCAATACCCGTTCCGCATCAAGACGGCGTGGCGCGAGAAAGAACTCGCCGTGCTCGGGATACCCGAAGGTTCGCAATTGCACCGGCTCCTGGATCTCGAGGGGCGGCCGGTCAGCGTGGGTTCGAGCGGGCTCGTGCTGTCCGAGCGGCTAGCCGAAGAGTTGAATGCGGGCCCGGGCGACGTGCTGGTACTCGAGCCGTTGCGCGGGTTGATCGAGGACGAACGCGAGGTGACCGTGCGGCAGGTGGTGTCCCAGTATCTGGGAACCTCGGCGTACATGAACATCAACGCGTTGAGCCGCTTGCTGGACGAATCGTTCGCCTTGAATACCGCCCTGCTGAAGACACACGAGGGCGAAGCGCATAACTTATCAAAGGCCCTCAAGGACATTCGGGGGATCGCGGCCGTCGAGTTGAAGGAAGACATGCTCGCCAACATCACGCGGGAACTGCGGGATTCGATGGCGATCAGCAACACCGTCCTGCTGATATTCTCGGGGATCATAGCCTTTGCAATCATTTACAACGCGACGATAGTGTCCCTCGAGGAACGCAAACGGGAACTCGCCTCGCTGCGGGTAATGGGATTCTCGACCGGGGAGGTCGGCGCCATCGTGTACAAGGAGAATTTCATGTTGTCGGCCGTGGGATTGATTCTCGGCCTGCCGTTCGGGATGGCGCTGTGCCGGCTGCTTGTTTACGCGTATGACACGGAGCTGTACCGTTTGCCATTTTACATCGAGCCTTCCACTTTTGTATGGACCTGCGCGATGACGGTCGTATTCGTGAGCCTGGCCAATCTTGCGGCGCGGCGGCGGGTCCTGCGGCTTGACATGGTTGAAGTCCTTAAGTCCCGGGAATAG
- a CDS encoding efflux RND transporter periplasmic adaptor subunit, translated as MNRKRLIIGAVVAVVAAIAGYLSLRGPVLPVAVTGAVRRDVSEYVAEDAKTRLHDEYVIDMPVSGTVERIALDVGDEIKEGDVLARVDPYDLERQIEATEALVEQARARITGVDVSKPKDEQLKSAEVRVAEGRDAAAIARKELEAAQINLATAEQNYNRISALYKQGVASEADYDEAERKYRTLKEDFERMKLAERVAQKNLERAELSQRELAGSIDDNEYMREVYQAEIQRLDSELSILRDDLGKTEIKAPVGSVLLEKYIEDTRVLPAGSPLVRLGDLATIEIESDILSEEVTRISVGDPVEIGGKALGGRTIMGKVTRIYPSGFKKISALGIEQQRVKILIGFDNGEAHLRPGTSVDIRVITELHEGVTAVPERATFKRDGGWAVFKVNGGKARLVPVTIGLKNDEWAEITEGVEPGDIIITERKNELEDGVRIAPMPLNGSGG; from the coding sequence TTGAACCGCAAGCGCCTCATCATCGGAGCCGTGGTGGCCGTTGTGGCGGCTATTGCAGGATACTTGTCGTTACGCGGTCCGGTATTGCCGGTTGCAGTGACCGGCGCGGTGCGGCGCGACGTCAGCGAGTACGTGGCCGAGGATGCCAAGACGCGCCTCCACGACGAATACGTCATCGATATGCCCGTCTCGGGCACGGTCGAACGCATTGCGCTGGACGTAGGCGACGAAATCAAGGAGGGGGATGTGCTGGCCCGGGTTGACCCGTACGACCTCGAACGCCAGATTGAAGCAACCGAAGCGCTTGTCGAACAGGCCCGGGCCCGGATCACGGGCGTCGACGTGTCTAAACCGAAGGACGAACAATTGAAATCGGCCGAGGTGAGAGTAGCGGAAGGCCGGGACGCCGCGGCGATAGCGCGAAAGGAACTCGAGGCTGCCCAGATCAATCTGGCCACGGCTGAACAGAATTACAACCGCATCAGCGCGTTGTACAAACAGGGCGTGGCCAGCGAGGCGGACTACGACGAGGCCGAGCGCAAGTACAGAACGTTGAAGGAGGACTTCGAGCGCATGAAACTCGCGGAGCGCGTCGCGCAGAAGAATCTCGAACGGGCTGAACTTTCCCAGCGCGAGCTGGCCGGTTCGATTGACGACAACGAATACATGCGCGAGGTGTATCAAGCGGAGATTCAGCGTCTCGATTCGGAACTGAGCATTCTGCGCGATGATCTCGGCAAGACCGAGATCAAGGCGCCAGTTGGCAGCGTCCTCCTCGAGAAGTACATCGAGGATACGCGGGTGCTCCCGGCGGGCAGCCCCTTGGTGCGGCTCGGCGATTTGGCCACCATCGAGATCGAGAGCGACATCTTGTCCGAGGAAGTGACGCGCATCTCGGTCGGGGATCCGGTCGAGATCGGCGGAAAAGCACTGGGCGGGCGGACGATAATGGGAAAGGTCACCCGCATCTATCCCTCGGGATTCAAGAAGATTTCTGCTCTCGGCATCGAACAGCAGCGCGTAAAGATCCTGATTGGGTTTGACAACGGCGAAGCGCACCTGCGTCCCGGAACCAGTGTCGATATACGCGTGATCACGGAACTCCACGAAGGCGTGACCGCCGTGCCCGAACGCGCCACCTTCAAGCGTGACGGCGGCTGGGCGGTCTTCAAGGTAAACGGCGGCAAAGCCAGACTGGTTCCGGTGACCATCGGCCTCAAGAACGACGAATGGGCTGAAATCACGGAAGGCGTGGAACCCGGCGACATCATCATCACCGAGCGCAAGAACGAACTCGAAGACGGCGTCCGCATCGCCCCCATGCCGTTGAACGGAAGCGGGGGATAG